CTCCTCTGGCTGAATACCGTTCAACATAATGGTAAAGCAAAGAAGGAATACATAAATAAGTCCATAAATCCATAGCCTACAGTTCATAAACTAGTCCATAGATAAAAATAGGTAAGCAACACAAGTAATATAGTAGAAAACACAGCAATCATCATCAGATTGGAAAATTATTTGTCACTCAACTTTTGTTGCCAGACCTAGGAATATTTCCGCAACCCTCTGCCTAACACTTTCCAAATGAAAAACATGCTTTTgggccacgcacacacgcacgcacacatacacacacaaacacacacacacacacacacacacacacacacacacacacacacacacacacacacacacacacacacacacacaaaatcacacaatcACAACACTCACACCCTTTGATATTCCTCACCTCTGTGCAGACTTCACTAAGGAGCGTATACCAAATAAACTGGATGTGGTTATCATCGGGAGTGGAGTAGGGGGCTTGACAGCGGCCGCCTGCCTGGCTAAGGTTGGGAAGAAGGTTCTGGTTCTAGAAGAGCATGACACCGCCGGGGGATCCACCCACTCCTTCGTCGAGAAGGGGTTCGAGTTCGATAGAGGTAAAGGGTGATTTTAAGGGTTGGTGGTAATACACAgaggtgtttttgtgtttgattgtgtgtgtgtgtgtgtgtgtgcgcgtgtgtgtgtgtgtttgatgctggTAAGGCCATCTGATAGTTCACTGTGTGCATATTTGCATTGTGAATCAGAATTtgtgatggtgtttgtgtgtgtgtgtgtgcgtgcgtgtgtgtgatggtgtttgtgtgtgtccatgcttgggtgcctgtccatgcatgtgtgtatgaatgcagaCCTCCACTACATCGGCCAGATGCACGAGAACGGCCTGACGAAGGTGGCGATTGACCAGATCACCGAGGGCCAGCTGGAGTTTGATGAGTTGGACCAGCACTTCACCACCATCCACATCGGCCAGGGGGACGAGCTCCGCAAGTACACGCTCCTCAGCGGCAAGACGGAGATGGAGGCCCACCTGAAGAAGCAGTTCCCCAACGACACGCAGGCCGTGGAGAACTTCTTCAAACTGATGAAGGTGCAATATGGCAGGATACTAAGCTGTAGAGCAAGGGTGGAGAACCctattcattcgaggggccacctcaaattaatccgagggctgtaaaagtcctccgagggccgtactatgaacacaaaccctgCACAttaagcctatattgaaggcagccacctttaaaacagaccccatctgtcccctgaatataacttaattttattttcaaatgtattttctaagattccattacaaaatatgtcatatttcatgtgaagctgcattaccttaaagtgtatatcgcaggttaaccactattttggatcaatgtgtacacactgtattcaataaatgatccacatatataagtccctccaaaaacgatgttaaacaacgttttttgttgtttgttgtggcaaatgtgggtttaaccgtaacctggcgactacgtcaggcgaggccatgggtgaacgttctaattttatttgcctggaattttacataggcgaggtgacgatcactaatgatataacggccgtggcctgcaggcctataatagaaatcgcaactgtaatcgtgcggcttttctcatgtaGGGCATTGTAACAACTTCCACATGATACATTTAGTAAcatttggccaactagttttagtagaaatgctattcatgcacggttgcaaattctgcttggacctataggctagatgcgacatgggcttctttttttaactagtcccttcatatttttgggcttgcttttaatcatgtttaatgaactgccaatatcgtgtcagctaaatgcaataggctacctaaattacaaacagcacaaacgggaaatgatctgcgtagcctaaaatgtggtgctattcgcccgactggggagggactgtccatggtgctgaaatcgcgtcaaacttttccaaggtgcaaaacagtaggctaaagtaggcctataccacccgagtcatgtcgctgttgtaaaaatcacattttcaatttcctttgactgttctatagaattacatgcaacttcaataaaggtcactcacatgcgtatcacaaatcaatagcataacccacgcggcggcgggactatttcggttaacctatatatattccttgaaaaaaaaaaaaaaagtccgagtgtcacaaaaaaaactacactgtccgtaattataggcccaccaaacgaaattatccaatagaagaaatcatgtcttcagtttcaataatccacgttgtgtggcgcaaatgtagcgccttccaagtctctcgcggccaaaagtgactaagctcacctctgatgatatagcctacttatgttccaggttactcacggcactgagacgatgcaggataatccatggaaagtcttcaagtaatccaaacagagcgattcaagcaagacagtaaaacaacaatagtcgccagatcaaacataaataGGCTACCAAAACAAGCCTATAGgccaatgtagatttggtatgacgtttgataaaagcatctcattcagatggccagggagagaggcaaataatctttcaacagcgttggctggagccttcgagtagagccttttggttgtatcttttcagtctctattttcctactacgcgcgttggatccatgttttagatgcgtcccagcatctctataaaagggtaggctatgtctgtccgtccgtctgaaacgcgttcttcaaattgttcccttctgtgtccacaaggtgggagagttgactatttggcccggagcacgcagctgattgcattgtgagacaagtgcaacgcgagtacaatgaaagtgctgctgcattgaataagaagcagtgataacgcgccagttgccctagccaggacaactgagggggcattcaattttcggcattattttgcgtttgggccgtgggaggcaacttcgtttcgttttcaccaacaccactgtgaagtgtgtgtcactatgttcacggtctttacccccttatgagacttcggcccgaggatgtcaaacgtgaggggggcgcttcatcatgttgtgtatgatagtgtcacgttgtgcagctcaactatgtggtttgtcagaaactcgcggcaatgacaatgaaacgtggtgctcgaaacaagtagacaaatgcgccatttgacatacggtgtactgatgttctcggacgtattgcaagggaggttcattcgttttctgctgacggccgtgtggaccgcacaggtgctttccgctgtgcccagacagattgctttgcagtcgtttgaatttggtaatctctggcactcttacaatgcagccgactgctttgcaccttgccgttaaaaagcttggagcgaatgattcacccaaacggttttatttatttattatttgtcgctgtttacattctttcccacttggacatgatgctgaaatggcgtgatagaccgagtctggtaatttgtagtgtaggcctacttgaaatttgaaatcacatggtaggcctacttctccaaattcaagctttcgagactcgcactttgaggcaagcgcaatcgtaaccccccccccccccccccccccccccctcttttttttttttttttttttgggcatagttcgaacactggtttttactgcctcacggtcacatggcaccctgtagcggtcatgatataatattgccaatgatatttatttcatacccgtacggaatcacacaccgtacagaatgcagggctaccgctactgcgggctactgaatggcctcgcctgacgtcacacaatagattagaattctttgaacatgttactgaaaatacacacttttcctcattatatttcattttctgatgtcctgttgcatgaaaaaaatgatggataattgttcaagtggtagaactatcaaaggaagtccattattttgaataaaaattaacctgagatatacactttaaacaTCGTGGAGGCCGGATAAaaaggcctcaagggccgcaaacggccctcgagacataggtttcccacccctgctgtagaataTTGTTACTCAACGGGGATTCTAGAACCTATCAGGGGAGAAGAGTGTGGATCTCTGAGCCATCTATAGTCATGTACCATATAGCCAGTAACAGCTGCAGTCCATGCTTACAATGTGGTCCTGTATTGATTCTTAGGAAACAGTAAAATGCCAAACTAACTTTGCAAATTTCAACTTTAACTTGAGATTGCTGCCATTCCTATCTTATATATGAATTATTTATAAACATGCTTGGACATAACAATACTACGAACTACATTTTACAGTATTCACTTAAAGAGTCAAATGTAGAACTCTCACAGATGGTtctactttctaagtgttgaactaacacaacAAATATTGCTGTGATATTTTTTTCACAATGCATTTACTTTTTATCAACATGCTTGTGACTAATCATTCTTGCCCCATTCTTTAGCTGTGTTCAAAACAGATTCCTGCCCTGGCAGCACTGAAGATACTCCCTCGCTGGCTGGCCCTCTACATGCTCAGATCTGGCATCGCTGACCGCCTCCTtccagcacacagcacactgtcGCACACCAGCGCCTCCTGGTGGGCAGGCGTGCAGACAAACAACAAGGACCTGCAGCTCATGTTCAACTACCTCTTCCATGGTGAGTCaatgacagaaacacacacacacacacacacacacacacacacacacacacacacacacacacacacacacacacacacacaaacacacacacacacacacacacacacacacacacacacacacacaaacacacacacacaaacacagacgtggacacacacacacacacacacactctatgtctACCTCTTTTATGGTGAGTCAGTGACACAagaacgcatgcactcacacatgcacagatgcacagataACTACCTAACTAACTGTATTGCATTCTCTTCCATACTAACTACCTAACTacttaactaactaactaaatatATTGCATTCTCTTCCCTACAGGAACTCCACCTAAGGACTCTAGCATCCTCATCAACTCCCAGCTCATCCACCACTACAAGCGTGGTGCCTACTACCCTAAGGGGGGCGCTAGTGAGATCCCTTACCACATCAGCAACACCATCCGCAAGTATGGTGGAGAGGTGCTGGTGAAGGCGCCGGTCTCTCGAATCCTTTTGAATGCTGATGGAGTTGCGTGTGGTGAGTGTTGGCCTGGACAAAAAGATGGCACAGCGCAGCATTTCCCAGCAAGGCCTCTAcatcccccagggggcattggggaaccctaagggggcgttgagaagcatacaagagggggggggggtgcttagttgccatttggggctTAAGTACATTTCATttcttaatactaagggggcgttgggaggcttgtgatgaggtccagggggcgtttattcaaaaaaggttgagagccactggcaTAGCCCTTAAATAGTGCCATACTAAAAAGCATTTATTCTACATTTGTTATCTCATCCAGGGCCGCTTAGAGCTTAgagcctgggcccgggacacagaTCCCTGTGGACTGGTTCATGATTCTGTTTGTGTTATTATATTCCATTATATCGTTACAATTATGTATAACGTATGGATATATATGCCATGTATCATTCATGTTTCAGCATGTGTTACATTCCATCATGGACAGTATAGTATATGGTTTTAATGATATCTATGGTCATACAACACCTGTCGTTTACGATACAGGTGATGCATTACATTTCATGGTGTATATTATATACTAGttaaaggggagtagagttgcccacagACTTGTGGGATGCCATATTACCATTACATATGCCATTTGTGGCCATGTGTGTCATTTATGATTTTGTATGTGCTTATATTACATGATGGAATGCTTATACCCCCGTCTGGCTTGTGATTGGTCAGGTGTGGTGGTTAGGAAAGGccaggaggaagtggaggtgagATCTAAAATGGTGATCTCCAACTATGGCGTGTCAAACACCTTCAACAGGCTCCTGCCCCCAGAGATCATCATAAAGCCTGGTGAGTCCCAACATTACAATACAGAGATATA
This Engraulis encrasicolus isolate BLACKSEA-1 chromosome 10, IST_EnEncr_1.0, whole genome shotgun sequence DNA region includes the following protein-coding sequences:
- the LOC134456200 gene encoding inactive all-trans-retinol 13,14-reductase-like, encoding MWLVLLGIFLPSWLAIVGGTYWFFFRWRSPFSLKSMMPKEPLEMDQKKRDKVLKKDFTKERIPNKLDVVIIGSGVGGLTAAACLAKVGKKVLVLEEHDTAGGSTHSFVEKGFEFDRDLHYIGQMHENGLTKVAIDQITEGQLEFDELDQHFTTIHIGQGDELRKYTLLSGKTEMEAHLKKQFPNDTQAVENFFKLMKLCSKQIPALAALKILPRWLALYMLRSGIADRLLPAHSTLSHTSASWWAGVQTNNKDLQLMFNYLFHGTPPKDSSILINSQLIHHYKRGAYYPKGGASEIPYHISNTIRKYGGEVLVKAPVSRILLNADGVACGVVVRKGQEEVEVRSKMVISNYGVSNTFNRLLPPEIIIKPDIQERVNLLKPGKGCLLTFCGFDGTPEELGLSQATNWFFKDNDMDKMMDYFFSLSKEDAPENIPMMYFTLPSAKDTTAKIRHPGKTSMIMLTMVNSEWFEEWKEQRKRGDDYMAYKMRFANHMFDWACQHFPKLREKLVYQDVSTPLSNYPGAYLGAMYSAENLDRYDPVSMAKNRCDTPVKNLFISGQDVFSSGVAGELHGGLLCASTVLNRNIYAHLHLIKKSLKRAKAKENARLAKKLQ